A part of Gossypium hirsutum isolate 1008001.06 chromosome A07, Gossypium_hirsutum_v2.1, whole genome shotgun sequence genomic DNA contains:
- the LOC107956411 gene encoding uncharacterized protein: MLRILEKVAKPNTGIEGRGSVSERLQSNGAEVFRGISGVAPNVVEYWLEATDRIMDDLDCTVEQKLKGAISLLREEAYQCYVDARRKEFLNLTPGGRSVAEYEAEFLRLSRYARGIVATEYERCVRFKDGLRDSLRVLIALQRERVFAVLVEKAKIAEDVKRAERRSWEKKMRKAIMANAGKGLEPV; encoded by the exons atgcttcGTATTCTGGAAAAGGTTGCTAAACCCAACACTGGTATCGAAGGCCGTGGGTCAGTTTCGGAACGTCTCCAATCGAATGGAGCAGAAGTCTTTAGGGGCATTTCTGGAGTAGCCCCGAATGTGgttgagtactggttggaagccacggaCAGAATAATGGATGACCTGGATTGCACGGTTgaacaaaagctgaaaggggCGATATCACTacttagggaagaagcttaccaatg CTATGTAGATGCCCGGAGGAAGGAATTCTTAAACTTAACTCCAGGGGGTCGATCTGTGGCTGAATATGAAGCAGAGTTTTTGCGACTTAGCCGATATGCCCGTGGAATAGTAGCAACAGAGTACGAACGTTGTGTTCGGTTCAAGGATGGCCTCCGGGATAGTCTACGAGTATTAATAGCTCTACAGAGGGAGCGAGTTTTTGCAGTATTGgtagagaaagctaagatagctgaggatgTGAAGCGCGCTGAGCGCCGAAGCTGGGAAAAGAAAAtga GAAAAGCCATTATGGCGAATGCTGGAAAAGGATTGGAGCCTGTTTAA